One Pyrococcus furiosus DSM 3638 genomic window, GAGGTAGAGCATTGTAAGGTTGAATATGGGTATATAAACTTTTCTCCTTAGGTATAACTGTTATTCTCGATTAACATTGTTATTCTGGCCTAATAATTTTAGATTTTTGACGAGATGGGAAAGATCGCATCGAAAAGTTTATAAATTCGTGGTTTCTTTATGTAGTGCCCCAATAGGGGCGGGAGGTGTGAAGTATGCAACCCCCAAAGAAAAAGAAGAAAGTTGAAGACTATGAAGAAGAAAAAGAAATCCAAGAGGAAGATTGGGACGAAGAATTTGAATTTGAGGAAGAAGATGAGGAAGAAGAGGAGTACGAAGATTGGGACGAAGAAGAGGAAGATTGGGACGAGGAAGAAGACGATTGGTGATCTCTCTTCTCCTTTCCTTTCTTCTCCCCCTTATAGGGGATTAAAATGAAGATTTCTCACAAAAGGGAAGACATATCCCTAAGAACACTTGAAGATTCTGCTTTATTCGCTCATCTCAAAAAGTCGAAGATCAAGTGGTTCTATGCATTTGTTCCTTTCAAGATTTCAACTGGACGAACTTCTACTTTAATCCCCCTTCTAACATTAGAAAACGGAGGTTCCTCCCAGGAAGTGAGCATAGTAAATGCTGTTGGAAGCTTAGCTTCCATGATCGGGGGCATATTTTGGGAAAACTCTCCGACAAGTTGCTTAAGAGGAAACCTTTCCTAATATTAGGGTTCCTTGGAACGTCGATTTTCGCTTTCTTAATGGCTTTTTCGAGGAGTGTCCACCAGGTAGTTATCCTTAACTTTTTATTCGTTGCGACAACCATTTCAATTCCAGTCATACTCATCGCTAGGATCTTGAAGAGAAATCAACTAGATTATGGGATTGCAAAATTTAACGAGATAGGTGGATGGGGTGGGTTGCTGGACGTCATTTGTGGAGATGGAGTATCCGGCGGAGGCATAATAAGTTAAATCACCACTGAATGTGTCGTAGCTAAAGCTTTTCTCCTCATAATACTGTGTTTGAGGGCCTCCATGACCGAAGGGCAAAAAGTCCTCAAACCATGCATCTTGAATGGGCACATTTACTTGTGTGTAGAGCTCTTTTAGGGCGAAGTATTTCCTATCCATGTCCCCAATATGGGAAATCTCAGCGAGGTATGCGTATTGTCCAGAGTGGAAGCTGTGTAATAGTACTTGATCCTTATTGCATGATACACCTGGCCTCCATATTGGGAGGCGTACCTGACTTTCCAAGTAGTGCTCCCTATGAATTTCCAGCCTCTATTTACTCCCTTTATTTCAAGAGGTTCCTTAAGAAATGCACTTCTTTCCACTAAGAATTCTCTAATGTCGTTAATATTATATCTTCCCTCTACTATGTATAGCATCGTTATATATCTCCTCCCAAAAGGTCTTACTGCAATTCCTACAAAAGATATATTCCTTTTGAGATCTGAGAGATTAAGAGAGATAGTCACGTCTTTTTCTAACTTCTCTAAAACTTCTTGAGCAAGTTTAATTGATTCATTTCCTTTAAAAATCAAGTATCCCTCTTCTCTTAGTTGGCGGAGAAAGAAATCTTGTGAGATATTGGGAGGTGTAGGTGTGGCTTTTGTATCAGCCTTTGCCATACCTACTGTAATAAGTATTCCAAGTATTATTGCTGCAATTCTCCTTAGCATTACGAAGTCACCATAAGTATTTTTTATTGAGTCTTTGTTATTTAAAATTTTTCTAATAAATAAAACTAATACAACTATACAAAAGAGTTTTAAAATGGTGGGATGTATCTAGATGGGGAACAATCATGACAATGGTGGATGTAATAAGCGTCACAAAGACGTTCTCAACCCCAAAGGGTAAAGTTGTGGCAGTTGATAATCTAAGCTTCAAAGTTAAGAGGGGACAAGTATTTGGAATACTTGGGCCCAATGGGGCTGGAAAGACAACTACGTTAAGGATGATGGCGACCATATATCGCCCAGACAGTGGAAGAATACTTATCGACGGAATAGATGTTGTTGAGAACCCAAATGAGGCCAGAAAGAGAATGGCTTACATGACACAGGAGCCAGACCTTTCTCCCACTCTCTCTGTTCGGGATTACATCACCTATTACTTTAGATTTAGAGGCCTTAGTAAGCGAGAGGCTAGAGAAAGGTGCAGTTATGCCCTTAAAACTTTCAACCTGGAAGAGCATGCGAACAAAAAGCCATTTCAATTAAGTACAGGATTAAAGAGGAGAGTACAGCTTGCCTGTGTGCTTTCAAGTGATGCTCCGCTCGTGTTCCTTGACGAACCTACGGCGGGAGTTGACCCGAAAAGCAAGAGAGATGCATGGGAGTTAATTGGAGAGATGGTTAGAGAGAAGGACATGACGATTATCTTGAGCAGTCATGACCTATACGAAGTTGAGTATTTGGCAGATGAGGTGCTGATTATAAACTATGGGAAGGCTGTTGCTCAAGGAAGGCCTTCAGAGCTAAAAAGGAGATTTGGAAAAACTCTTAGAATTGTAACAAAGAACCCAATACTTGATTTTGAAAAGTTGAGAGATACTCTCACGAGCATTGAGATGGTAGAAAATGTTCGGGCAATAACAAAAAATTCCTTTGAAGTTAAATTGAACTCTTTAGACGCTCCTATAAATGATGTTCTTCAAGCTACGATGTCCTTAGGTTTGGAAATAGTTGATGCATTCACGGCCACTCTAACTTTTGAGGATGTATACCTGAGCATAGTGGACGTTGGAGGTGAAATCAATGGGAAGAGGTAAAGAGTTCCTCTCATCCTTCTATGTTGCAATGTCTAGGGAGACGAAAGTTGGGATAGATTTGGAATTCTGGCTGGGGACAATGTTTGAGCCGTTAATTTATGTCCTGCTTTTCGGCCCTCTAATGGAAAAGCTCGTTGGGGGAGTAAACGTTGGAGGAGAGGAAATTTCCTATTTAGCTTTCATGTTCCCAGGAGTGCTGACCTTAGTTGGCATAAATCAAGGATTTAGGGGGGCGACAACCTTCATTAGAGACAGATTTTATGGAGGGCTAGAGACCCTCTTCACTCTCCCAGTATCAAGGTCAGTTTTGTTCATGGCCAAGATACTAGGGGCGTGCATAAGGGCTTTTGTAGCTATGGCGACATTGTCGGTTTTGGTCATTATAGTTGAGGATGTTTCACTAACTCCACTGAGCTTTATTCAGAGCTTTCTTGTCAACTCTACACTTGTCGTGATGCTCTCAAGCTTAATGATTTGGCTACTCTCTAAGGGAGAAAATCCGAATCTTCCAGTGGCAATATCTGGAATAATAATGCTCCCAATGATGTTCCTTTCGACAATCTTCTATCCAAAGGAAGTGTTTGAGGGTAGTAGAGTGATGAGCTTAGTAGTATCGTTGAATCCAATGACCCACGCTTCAACACTCACTAGGAGCTTCCTATATGGAATTTCCCTTCCACTATCGGAAGTTGGCATATCCTTAGCATATCTTGCTGCTTTACGCTTCTTAGGCTTCGTCCTGGGATTAAGAGGATTTACCAGGGCCTTAGAGAGGTGATTTCATTTTCCCTATCCCCATGTTTTTAGTGCAACTGTAAAGTCTTTGTAACTCTCTATCATATGCGAATTGCATACTCGCATTCTGATGTAATCTCTTGTCAGCAGTATAGAATTCAGAGGCATTTATTCGCTTTACAGATTCAATTTAAATTGCATATTTGCTTATGTCTCTTTTTTCTTCCGCAGCTTCTTTCTTTATTTTCCAGTATAAATAAGCCTCTATATTTTTCCCATAGTGATCACCTTTCGGTAATTGCTGAAACATATTTAAGGATTCCTCCTATCCTTGTACTGAAAATAGAACTGCACTCTTTCCTTAGAATCCCAATGCTTATTTCTTGTGGAGAGGCCTAATGCACTTTCAAAATTACTACTTTGGCAAGATTACAATATCCCTCATTCTTTCAGCCAACAAATCTAAAAGATGAAGTATTGCCTTTTGAAGCTCTTGAGGAACTTCTTCAGATTTCTTTAGCATTATCAATTTCTCCACTAAACTTTTTAGCTTTGGAAGATCCTTCTTAGCCATAGTTTCTGCAAGGGATTGTAGTGTTAGTACTATTTCAACTGTTATATGACCTTTCTCTATGAGTTCTTCTATTCTTCTCAGCACAATATCCGCAACCTGCTCATCATACTTCTCAAGAAAGTAATAGCTGAAGAACGTAAGGGCCACTTCGAAGTTTTGTGAGTGTAAATATTTTATGAAGTGCTCAACTATGTCTTTTCCAAAATCTGCCTTTGCCGCTAACTTTGCCAAAGCCTTTATAGCTCTGAGCCTTGCCCATCTATTTCTTTCACACTGTGCTATTTCAAACAAAGGTTGTACTGCCAGTTGAAATATCTCCAATCTTTTCCCATCCAGGGATTCTATGGCCTTCAAAATTGCCCAAAGTGCGTCCATTCTCTCAAATTTATCTTCACTTTTCAGCTTCTTGATAAGGTCAAATACGAGCTCTGGGTTTTTCGTAAGCAGTGAGGTAACTTCGTCTATATCCTCACTTTCTATGGCCTTTTTTAAGGTCTCGCTGTACACCTCTTTTGGGGG contains:
- a CDS encoding permease, whose protein sequence is MGKLSDKLLKRKPFLILGFLGTSIFAFLMAFSRSVHQVVILNFLFVATTISIPVILIARILKRNQLDYGIAKFNEIGGWGGLLDVICGDGVSGGGIIS
- a CDS encoding ABC transporter ATP-binding protein encodes the protein MTMVDVISVTKTFSTPKGKVVAVDNLSFKVKRGQVFGILGPNGAGKTTTLRMMATIYRPDSGRILIDGIDVVENPNEARKRMAYMTQEPDLSPTLSVRDYITYYFRFRGLSKREARERCSYALKTFNLEEHANKKPFQLSTGLKRRVQLACVLSSDAPLVFLDEPTAGVDPKSKRDAWELIGEMVREKDMTIILSSHDLYEVEYLADEVLIINYGKAVAQGRPSELKRRFGKTLRIVTKNPILDFEKLRDTLTSIEMVENVRAITKNSFEVKLNSLDAPINDVLQATMSLGLEIVDAFTATLTFEDVYLSIVDVGGEINGKR
- a CDS encoding ABC transporter permease yields the protein MGRGKEFLSSFYVAMSRETKVGIDLEFWLGTMFEPLIYVLLFGPLMEKLVGGVNVGGEEISYLAFMFPGVLTLVGINQGFRGATTFIRDRFYGGLETLFTLPVSRSVLFMAKILGACIRAFVAMATLSVLVIIVEDVSLTPLSFIQSFLVNSTLVVMLSSLMIWLLSKGENPNLPVAISGIIMLPMMFLSTIFYPKEVFEGSRVMSLVVSLNPMTHASTLTRSFLYGISLPLSEVGISLAYLAALRFLGFVLGLRGFTRALER